The sequence TTTGGCCATGGTGATCGGAGTGCCCTTCGGCTCGTTCGTTGGGCAGCATCTTGGCTGGCGCGCGCCGTTCTTTGCGGTCGTGCTTCTCGGAGTCATAAGCGTAGCAGGCCTGATTGTCGCGCTGCCAAAGGCGATTGAGCACACGCCTCCGGCCGGCCTTCTCTCGCAGTTCGCCTTGCTGGGTAAGCCGCGCCTCCTGGCCATGTATCTCGTTACAGTCTTTGGTTATGGCGGCTCTTTCGTCGTCTTCACTTATCTCTCGCCGCTGCTGACCGGTGTGACGGGGGTAGGCGAAAACGCAGTCAATCTGGCCTTGATGCTCTTTGGCGTCGCCAGCCTGCTTGGAAGTCTCCTGGGCGGTCGGCTTTCCGATACATTCGGCCTGAGAACGACCTTGAGAGCGACTTTGATGGCTCTCTCTGTTGCGCTGGTCCTTCTTCCCTTGGCCGCCACGAACACCGTCAGCATGTTCATCCTCCTGTTCATCTGGGGGGTGTTGCTCTTCGTGATTTCACCGACGGTGCAGGCCGGTGTCGTCACTGTGGCGAAGCAGGAGGTGCCCGATGCCGTCGGAACCGCTTCCGGTTTCAATATCGCGGCCTTCAATCTGGGCGTCTCGGCCGCGTCCTTCGTTGGAAGTATCCTTGTCGCGGGACCGGGCATTTTGACGACGCCCTGGGCGGCGCTGGCATCGACCCTGGTCGGTCTTGTGATTGTCCAATGGTGGTTGGGGCGGGTTCCGTCGTCGCAGGTTGCACTATGATCCGGGCGTACCGAACAGCACAGCCCCGATGCGGTCGCTCGAGATCCGGGATGCACTTGTACGGCGCCTTCGAATTCATCTGCGACCGGCGCGCGCAAATGATGCTCGGCGAGCGCAAGCGCCGCTGGGCAACACGATAGTCGAAAGCCTGTTCCGATGAAAATAAATCCACCTTTGCTCGCGCTCGCGACCGGCGCCTTCGGAATTGGCGTGACCGAGTTTGCGCCTATGGGGCTTTTGCCCGTGATAGCGACCGACCTGCATGTCTCCATCCCCACAGCAGGCCTGT is a genomic window of Sphingomonas sp. IW22 containing:
- a CDS encoding MFS transporter, with the translated sequence MPFGLLALAVAAFAIGTTEFVMVGLIPEMARDLSVSIPVAGLLVSLYALAITLGSPTVTALTGKLPRRELAIGLMAIFTLGNLLSALAPDYALLLTGRIIAAVAHGAFFGIGAAVATSLVDKSRSGQAVSIMMAGLTLAMVIGVPFGSFVGQHLGWRAPFFAVVLLGVISVAGLIVALPKAIEHTPPAGLLSQFALLGKPRLLAMYLVTVFGYGGSFVVFTYLSPLLTGVTGVGENAVNLALMLFGVASLLGSLLGGRLSDTFGLRTTLRATLMALSVALVLLPLAATNTVSMFILLFIWGVLLFVISPTVQAGVVTVAKQEVPDAVGTASGFNIAAFNLGVSAASFVGSILVAGPGILTTPWAALASTLVGLVIVQWWLGRVPSSQVAL